The following coding sequences are from one Alosa alosa isolate M-15738 ecotype Scorff River chromosome 13, AALO_Geno_1.1, whole genome shotgun sequence window:
- the LOC125305378 gene encoding apolipoprotein C-II-like, with amino-acid sequence MRKFLVCAVLIALLTIGTESSRIPRQAEEEGDGIVEAQEEAVAAPAEEEAPHAEEHSAPAPAEEEAVKQGTAARVMNTLRSYYDQTLNTASGYLEDIRELKLEEKAKNLYVETTTAVRTYAGVVQDQLYHMVGAH; translated from the exons ATGAGGAAGTTCCTGGTTTGTGCTGTGCTCATTGCACTTCTCACCATTG GCACGGAGAGTAGCCGCATTCCCAGGCAGGCTGAGGAAGAGGGAGACGGGATCGTCGAAGCTCAGGAGGAGGCTGTGGCCGCCCCAGCTGAGGAGGAGGCGCCGCATGCAGAAGAACACAGCGCACCCGCTCCAGCTGAAGAGGAGGCTGTTAAGCAGGGCACCGCAGCCAGAGTGATGAACACCCTCAGATCCTACTACGACCAGACCCTCAACACCGCCTCTGGATACCTGGAGGATATCAGGGAGTTGAAACTGGAGGAGAAAGCCAA GAACCTGTACGTGGAGACCACCACAGCTGTAAGGACCTACGCTGGGGTCGTGCAGGACCAGCTGTACCACATGGTCGGAGCCCACTAA